One Luteolibacter flavescens DNA window includes the following coding sequences:
- the dnaG gene encoding DNA primase, with protein MSQISQETKEQILAATDIVALIESYIPVKRAGATYKALCPFHNEKTPSFNINPVRQSFHCFGCKKGGDAITFVREIENLTYPDAIKKLAARVGITVQEEVSSPEEDRARRQRGRLLDLHRETCEFLHQMLFTEEATHAREYLKSRGFGKEMAVRWQIGWMPENPEVFLKWARTKNYKRGEWIEAGIFGQSERGGVFVRFRDRLMFPIRNEHADVIAFSGRQLRHDPNSGKYINSPETPVFKKSNVLFALERARKAILKEGSVLLCEGQIDAIACHEQGITQAIAPLGTAFTPHHAKLLRRYAKRALLCFDADKAGFTAADRAYRELAAENISVRVVRMPAGEDPDSFMQKHGADAFRELLAEAADFFDFKIDQATAAGQLHDLQDRLAFEKECISLLSMMPDAVVREGIIQHVGTRLRAGTIELQNAVNRAARASKAKPRNADRDAPAEPEVPVVQGMPIDPTVAYLCGIALHSAVGQEWLAEQYETLHEAAEFIEGISLLEEILSARPDPTSHVAVNGFISGLTEPQRLALTSNPEFHNDPPEDVLPATETALSEVCSNALLRRDASLQARMSRPGISMGELSRLLNETKLVAELLKGVKQRFVFTERFAPNRKPPPKQFPRKSH; from the coding sequence GTGTCGCAGATTTCGCAGGAAACCAAGGAGCAGATCCTAGCAGCCACGGACATCGTGGCGCTGATCGAGTCCTACATTCCCGTGAAGCGCGCCGGAGCGACTTACAAAGCGCTCTGTCCTTTCCACAACGAGAAGACGCCTTCCTTCAACATCAATCCCGTCCGCCAGTCGTTCCATTGCTTCGGCTGCAAGAAGGGCGGCGACGCCATCACCTTCGTCCGGGAAATCGAAAACCTCACTTACCCGGACGCGATCAAGAAGCTCGCGGCACGCGTGGGCATCACGGTGCAGGAGGAGGTCAGCAGTCCGGAGGAGGACCGGGCACGGCGCCAGCGCGGCCGTCTGCTCGACCTGCATCGGGAGACGTGTGAATTCCTCCACCAGATGCTTTTCACCGAGGAGGCCACCCACGCGCGGGAGTATCTGAAGTCGCGCGGCTTCGGGAAGGAGATGGCGGTGCGCTGGCAGATCGGCTGGATGCCGGAGAACCCGGAGGTCTTCCTCAAGTGGGCTCGCACGAAGAACTACAAGCGCGGCGAGTGGATCGAGGCCGGTATCTTCGGCCAGAGCGAGCGGGGCGGTGTCTTCGTGCGCTTCCGCGACCGGCTGATGTTTCCGATCCGCAATGAACACGCGGACGTGATCGCCTTCTCCGGCAGACAACTCCGGCATGACCCGAATAGCGGGAAATACATCAACTCTCCCGAGACTCCCGTCTTCAAGAAATCGAATGTCCTCTTCGCCCTGGAGCGCGCGCGGAAGGCGATCCTGAAGGAGGGGTCGGTTCTCCTGTGCGAAGGGCAGATCGATGCGATCGCCTGCCACGAGCAAGGCATCACCCAGGCCATCGCGCCGCTTGGCACCGCCTTCACCCCGCATCACGCGAAGCTGCTGCGCCGCTATGCAAAGCGCGCTCTGCTGTGCTTTGATGCGGACAAGGCGGGCTTCACCGCGGCGGACCGGGCCTACCGGGAGCTGGCGGCGGAAAATATATCTGTCCGCGTGGTCCGCATGCCTGCGGGGGAGGATCCGGATTCCTTCATGCAGAAGCATGGCGCGGATGCCTTCCGGGAGCTGTTGGCGGAGGCCGCGGATTTCTTCGACTTCAAGATCGACCAAGCCACCGCCGCCGGCCAACTCCACGACCTGCAAGACCGGCTGGCATTCGAGAAGGAATGCATATCCTTGCTCTCGATGATGCCGGACGCGGTGGTTCGCGAGGGCATCATCCAGCATGTGGGGACGCGCCTGCGGGCCGGCACCATCGAGCTCCAGAACGCCGTCAACCGCGCCGCCCGGGCTTCGAAGGCCAAGCCGCGGAATGCCGATCGGGATGCGCCCGCCGAGCCGGAAGTGCCGGTGGTCCAAGGCATGCCCATCGATCCCACGGTCGCCTACCTCTGCGGCATCGCCCTGCACTCGGCCGTCGGCCAGGAGTGGCTGGCGGAGCAATACGAGACCCTGCACGAGGCCGCCGAATTCATCGAGGGGATCTCCTTGCTGGAGGAAATTCTCTCTGCGCGCCCCGACCCCACTTCCCATGTCGCGGTGAATGGCTTCATCTCCGGCCTGACAGAGCCACAGCGGCTCGCCCTGACCAGCAATCCCGAATTTCACAACGATCCGCCCGAAGACGTCCTGCCTGCCACCGAGACTGCCCTGTCGGAAGTTTGCTCGAATGCGCTGCTGCGACGCGACGCCTCGCTCCAGGCCCGGATGAGCCGCCCCGGCATTTCGATGGGCGAGCTGAGCCGTCTGCTCAACGAGACGAAATTGGTCGCGGAACTGCTCAAGGGTGTCAAACAGCGGTTCGTTTTCACCGAACGCTTTGCTCCGAATCGCAAACCTCCTCCCAAGCAATTTCCGCGCAAAAGTCACTGA
- a CDS encoding S8 family serine peptidase: MTEFAHRISRGIFRLLLPLLAVGQASAELSMVDRSIPVDPDGAVADAGWALGRLNKGDSMTNASFVYPETTTPVRLYLIDTGVAPIASWSEANPNLKSFRSHLVRATGDPATSSVVAHGTQMLSLIVGPETGAAVGTPVHVVNYNIYPGTTASTTLGRLQDAIFEVLEDHEANPGLPSVLCIANSSSYQASSAFLESLIDDAVEAGITVVVSAGNEKASAASYIPAAYGSKDGVICVGASGTDNLPWVGAGGSGSNTGAAVDLYAPGQNVRTLNPADPRPGNFSSSNGTSPASALTAAAALIQLSLNPSFTPAQVEEALTATAYAPVAARGASATALVQVQPGPEADSDQDGSSDVLEKFFGSDPANPAVKPAPVLLSRVSGQARLSFNVAADLFNPADPHVLADGSTWKVRISDDLKEWSDAVGILAPGQTNGDQIPVTFSVPEAGPRVFLKIEVTPPPVQ; encoded by the coding sequence GTGACCGAATTCGCACACCGGATATCCCGCGGCATCTTCCGCCTCCTGCTACCGCTCCTGGCGGTCGGGCAGGCCTCTGCGGAGTTGTCGATGGTGGATCGCAGCATCCCGGTCGATCCGGATGGCGCGGTGGCGGATGCCGGATGGGCGCTGGGCCGACTGAACAAGGGTGACTCGATGACGAATGCCTCCTTCGTCTATCCGGAGACCACCACGCCGGTGCGGCTCTATCTCATCGACACCGGCGTCGCGCCCATCGCGTCGTGGTCCGAGGCAAATCCGAACCTGAAGTCCTTCCGTTCCCATCTGGTCCGCGCGACGGGAGATCCCGCGACTTCGTCGGTGGTGGCGCACGGCACGCAGATGCTTTCCCTCATCGTCGGGCCGGAGACCGGGGCCGCGGTCGGCACGCCGGTCCATGTGGTGAATTACAATATCTACCCGGGCACGACTGCCAGCACCACCCTCGGTCGCTTGCAGGACGCGATCTTCGAGGTGCTGGAGGACCACGAGGCAAATCCCGGCCTCCCGAGCGTGCTGTGCATCGCGAACAGCTCATCCTACCAGGCGAGCAGCGCTTTCCTCGAATCCCTCATCGACGATGCTGTCGAGGCGGGAATCACCGTCGTCGTCTCCGCGGGGAATGAAAAGGCGAGCGCCGCCAGCTACATCCCCGCCGCGTATGGGTCGAAGGACGGCGTGATCTGCGTCGGAGCCTCCGGCACGGACAATCTCCCGTGGGTGGGCGCGGGCGGCAGTGGCTCAAATACCGGCGCGGCTGTCGATCTCTACGCGCCGGGGCAAAACGTCCGCACCCTGAATCCCGCCGATCCTCGGCCCGGGAATTTCTCCTCGTCGAATGGCACCAGCCCGGCCTCCGCGCTCACGGCGGCGGCGGCGCTCATCCAGCTTTCGCTCAATCCATCCTTCACGCCTGCTCAGGTGGAGGAAGCGCTCACCGCCACTGCCTACGCGCCGGTGGCAGCCCGCGGTGCCTCCGCGACCGCCCTGGTGCAAGTCCAGCCGGGCCCGGAGGCTGACTCGGATCAGGATGGCAGCAGCGATGTCCTTGAGAAATTCTTTGGCAGCGATCCGGCGAATCCGGCTGTGAAGCCTGCGCCAGTCTTGCTCTCCCGAGTCTCCGGTCAGGCGCGGCTTTCCTTCAATGTCGCCGCCGATCTCTTCAATCCCGCCGATCCCCATGTCCTCGCCGATGGCTCGACTTGGAAGGTGCGGATTTCCGATGACCTGAAGGAGTGGAGCGATGCGGTCGGCATTCTGGCTCCCGGGCAAACGAATGGCGACCAGATCCCGGTGACCTTCTCCGTCCCGGAAGCGGGCCCCAGGGTCTTCCTGAAGATCGAGGTCACTCCACCGCCGGTCCAGTAG
- the gcvP gene encoding aminomethyl-transferring glycine dehydrogenase, which yields MSVHSDFRSRHLGAIGSDRQEMLTAIGYESLDTLADDAVPAGIRLEKELVLPDAKSEPGALAWLKSIFSKNVLKKSCIGQGYYGTHVPGVIARNILENPGWYTAYTPYQAEIAQGRLEALLNFQTMITEMTGLDVANASLLDEGTAAAEAMSLALAGAPKGKVIFIADSCHPQTIAVVQTRAEPLGIEVKVGDWQTFDPAACEGLFAVIVQYPATCGSVYDYAGFFEKAHAAKAVTIAAADLLALTRLKAPGEFGADICVGSSQRFGVPMGFGGPHAGFMACKDALKRKMPGRLIGVSVDSRGKPGFRLSLQTREQHIRRDKATSNICTAQVLLAVMASMYAVYHGPEGLKHIASEVHARTSTLVASLRAAGVKVLNDSFFDTIVVEVADAAAILKDAADKGYNLRPMGPYVGVAFDETTTCDDVAAIAGIFGAAVVQGEGPGWDPSLTRTSDFLTQKVFNSYHSETEMLRYLKRLESKDLALNESMIPLGSCTMKLNATSEMMPLSWPEVSTLHPFVPADQSEGYREMLGLLEDWLAEITGFAAVSLQPNAGSQGEYAGLLAIRRYHLSRGDEHRNVCLIPVSAHGTNPASAVMVGMKVVGVKCDEKGNIDVPDLKARIEEHQENLSCLMVTYPSTHGVFEETIVEICDAIHAAGGQVYMDGANMNAQVGLTSPGRIGADVCHLNLHKTFCIPHGGGGPGVGPIGVAPQLVPFLPGHAELASGEGAVCSAPWGSASINTISWMYIAMMGAKGLKEATQLAILNANYIAKRLSGFFPVLYTAPNGLVAHECIIDVRPLSEKSGITVEDVAKRLMDYGFHAPTMSWPVAGTLMIEPTESEAKTELDRFCDAMVSIHGEIMAVANGEADANDNVLKNAPHTADSVVADEWKHAYSREQAAYPLPYLRQHKFWPSVGRVDNVHGDRNLVCTCDSVEAYAAAAAGQ from the coding sequence ATGTCCGTCCACTCCGACTTCCGCAGCCGCCACCTTGGAGCCATCGGCTCCGATCGCCAGGAAATGCTCACCGCCATCGGCTATGAGTCGCTGGATACCCTTGCCGATGACGCCGTGCCGGCGGGCATCCGCCTGGAGAAGGAGCTCGTCTTGCCGGACGCGAAGAGCGAGCCCGGTGCCCTCGCCTGGCTGAAGTCGATCTTCTCGAAGAACGTTCTGAAGAAATCCTGCATCGGCCAAGGCTACTACGGCACCCACGTTCCCGGCGTCATCGCCCGGAATATCCTCGAGAATCCCGGCTGGTACACCGCTTACACCCCCTATCAGGCGGAGATCGCCCAGGGTCGTCTGGAGGCGCTGCTGAATTTCCAGACGATGATCACGGAAATGACCGGCCTCGACGTGGCGAATGCCTCGCTGCTCGATGAAGGCACCGCCGCTGCCGAGGCCATGAGCCTCGCGCTGGCCGGCGCGCCAAAGGGCAAGGTCATCTTCATCGCCGACTCCTGCCACCCGCAGACCATCGCCGTCGTCCAGACCCGCGCCGAGCCCCTCGGTATCGAGGTGAAGGTCGGCGATTGGCAGACCTTCGACCCCGCCGCGTGCGAGGGACTTTTCGCCGTCATCGTCCAGTATCCCGCCACCTGCGGCTCGGTCTATGACTACGCGGGCTTCTTTGAAAAGGCGCATGCGGCGAAGGCCGTGACCATCGCCGCCGCCGACCTGCTCGCGCTGACGCGCCTGAAGGCACCGGGTGAATTCGGCGCGGACATCTGCGTCGGCAGCAGCCAGCGCTTCGGCGTGCCGATGGGCTTCGGCGGTCCGCACGCGGGCTTCATGGCGTGCAAGGACGCGCTGAAGCGCAAGATGCCGGGCCGCCTCATCGGCGTGTCCGTGGACTCGCGCGGCAAGCCGGGCTTCCGCCTCTCGCTCCAGACCCGCGAGCAACACATCCGCCGCGACAAAGCCACGTCGAACATCTGCACCGCCCAGGTGCTGCTCGCCGTGATGGCCTCCATGTATGCCGTCTATCACGGCCCGGAAGGCCTGAAGCACATCGCCAGCGAGGTGCATGCACGCACCTCCACCCTCGTCGCGTCGCTCCGGGCTGCGGGCGTGAAGGTGCTGAATGACAGCTTCTTCGACACCATCGTGGTCGAGGTGGCCGATGCCGCCGCCATCCTGAAGGACGCCGCGGACAAGGGCTACAATCTCCGCCCGATGGGACCGTACGTCGGCGTCGCCTTCGACGAAACCACCACCTGCGACGATGTCGCCGCAATCGCCGGTATCTTCGGCGCGGCCGTGGTGCAGGGCGAGGGCCCGGGCTGGGATCCATCGCTGACCCGCACATCGGATTTCCTCACGCAAAAGGTCTTCAACAGCTACCACTCCGAGACCGAGATGCTGCGCTACCTGAAGCGCCTCGAGTCAAAGGACCTCGCGCTGAATGAGTCCATGATCCCGCTGGGCTCGTGCACCATGAAGCTGAATGCCACCTCCGAAATGATGCCGCTGAGCTGGCCGGAGGTTTCCACGCTGCACCCCTTCGTCCCCGCCGACCAGAGCGAGGGCTATCGCGAGATGCTCGGCCTGCTGGAAGACTGGCTCGCGGAGATCACCGGCTTCGCCGCCGTTTCCCTCCAGCCGAATGCCGGCTCGCAGGGTGAATACGCCGGCCTGCTCGCCATCCGTCGCTACCACCTCTCGCGTGGTGATGAACACCGCAATGTCTGTCTCATCCCCGTCTCTGCCCACGGCACGAACCCCGCCTCGGCCGTGATGGTCGGCATGAAGGTCGTCGGCGTGAAGTGCGACGAAAAGGGCAACATCGACGTGCCGGACCTGAAGGCCCGCATCGAGGAGCATCAGGAGAATCTCTCCTGCCTCATGGTCACCTACCCGTCCACGCACGGCGTCTTCGAGGAAACCATCGTCGAGATCTGCGATGCCATCCACGCGGCAGGCGGTCAGGTTTACATGGACGGTGCGAACATGAATGCGCAGGTGGGCCTCACCAGCCCCGGCCGCATCGGCGCGGACGTCTGCCACCTGAATCTCCACAAGACCTTCTGCATCCCGCACGGCGGAGGTGGCCCAGGCGTCGGCCCCATCGGCGTCGCCCCGCAGCTCGTCCCCTTCCTGCCGGGACATGCCGAGCTGGCCTCCGGCGAGGGTGCCGTCTGCTCCGCTCCATGGGGCAGTGCTTCCATCAATACCATCTCGTGGATGTACATCGCGATGATGGGTGCGAAAGGCCTGAAGGAAGCGACCCAGCTTGCCATCCTGAATGCGAACTACATCGCCAAGCGCCTCTCCGGATTCTTCCCCGTGCTCTACACCGCGCCGAATGGCCTGGTGGCCCACGAGTGCATCATCGACGTGCGCCCGCTTTCCGAGAAGAGCGGCATCACCGTTGAGGACGTGGCGAAGCGCCTCATGGACTACGGCTTCCACGCGCCGACAATGAGCTGGCCGGTTGCCGGCACGCTCATGATCGAGCCCACCGAGTCCGAGGCGAAGACCGAGCTGGACCGCTTCTGCGACGCCATGGTCTCCATCCACGGCGAGATCATGGCCGTGGCGAATGGCGAGGCGGACGCGAACGACAACGTCCTCAAGAACGCCCCGCACACCGCCGACTCCGTGGTCGCCGACGAGTGGAAGCACGCCTACTCCCGCGAGCAGGCCGCCTACCCGCTGCCCTATCTCCGCCAGCACAAGTTCTGGCCGTCCGTCGGCCGCGTGGACAATGTCCACGGTGACCGCAATCTCGTCTGCACCTGCGATAGCGTGGAAGCCTACGCCGCCGCTGCCGCCGGTCAGTAA
- the rpoD gene encoding RNA polymerase sigma factor RpoD, with protein MSTKKAASAAKPKATTPTSKAKPAPAKKPAAAPAKAKKPAEPAKAAKKPEAKPVAKKPAPKAAAAAPAKPAPKAAPAKAAPAKAEKAPVKAEKPKAAAEAPKKADTKKGDSKAAETKKGVDAAAAAAPAPARADSEKPRIDTPEIQEKIRELIKLAKEQEYLTYDDINEILPNDLVEPADVEAIMERLRNMEFDIIDASEVDRFKDKKRDADDDLEDDSKDQKLDILDDPVRMYLKQMGQVPLLTREQEVEISKRIEDAEIEVAKQLHLFGFVSECYLELADKLLKGKERFDRVILDKKIESRERYMKILPKQCEQLKQLHEENEDLFRQMSAKNPRGKKKLEEQFEKNLQTLHRLYTRFYFKQKVVEDFCEQVEDYQQKFWKYGRKVQADPEDKEFVTKLREIQQRCWHEIEQFDETNKRLRHWLKEALKAKTEMVEANLRLVISIAKKYTNRGLSFLDLIQEGNMGLMKAVEKFEYRRGYKFSTYATWWIRQAITRSIADQARTIRIPVHMIETINKLMRVQKQLVQEYGREPSPEEIAEEIHLPVERVRAVLKMAQQPISLQAPVGDSDDTSFGDFIEDKTADNPMEEAGFSMLKDKIKDVLDTLTEREREVLEQRFGLKDGYSRTLEEVGRQFQVTRERIRQIEAKALRKMRHPTRIRKLEGFIELPGA; from the coding sequence ATGTCCACCAAGAAAGCTGCTTCCGCTGCCAAACCGAAGGCCACCACGCCGACGTCAAAAGCGAAACCCGCGCCTGCCAAAAAGCCTGCTGCTGCTCCGGCGAAAGCCAAGAAGCCGGCCGAGCCCGCGAAGGCGGCGAAGAAGCCGGAAGCAAAGCCCGTGGCCAAGAAGCCCGCCCCGAAGGCAGCCGCCGCTGCTCCTGCCAAGCCTGCTCCGAAGGCAGCTCCGGCGAAGGCCGCCCCTGCCAAGGCAGAGAAGGCACCGGTGAAGGCGGAGAAGCCCAAGGCTGCCGCCGAAGCGCCGAAGAAGGCCGATACCAAGAAGGGCGACTCGAAGGCCGCCGAGACGAAGAAGGGCGTGGATGCTGCCGCCGCAGCCGCACCGGCCCCGGCACGCGCCGACTCCGAGAAGCCGCGCATCGATACCCCGGAGATTCAGGAAAAGATCCGCGAACTCATCAAGCTCGCCAAGGAGCAGGAGTACCTGACCTACGACGACATCAACGAGATCCTGCCGAACGACCTGGTCGAGCCGGCGGACGTCGAGGCGATCATGGAGCGACTCCGGAACATGGAGTTCGACATCATCGACGCCTCCGAGGTGGATCGCTTCAAGGACAAGAAGCGCGACGCCGACGACGACCTCGAGGATGACAGCAAGGACCAGAAGCTCGACATCCTCGACGACCCGGTCCGCATGTATCTCAAGCAGATGGGCCAGGTCCCGCTGCTGACCCGCGAGCAGGAAGTCGAGATTTCCAAGCGCATCGAAGACGCCGAGATCGAGGTGGCGAAGCAGCTTCACCTCTTCGGCTTCGTTTCCGAGTGCTACCTTGAGCTCGCCGACAAGCTGCTGAAGGGCAAGGAGCGCTTCGACCGCGTGATCCTCGACAAGAAGATCGAGAGCCGCGAGCGCTACATGAAGATCCTCCCGAAGCAGTGCGAGCAGCTCAAGCAGCTCCACGAGGAGAACGAGGATCTCTTCCGCCAGATGTCCGCCAAGAACCCGCGCGGCAAGAAGAAGCTGGAGGAGCAGTTCGAGAAGAACCTGCAGACCCTTCACCGCCTCTACACCCGCTTCTACTTCAAGCAGAAGGTCGTGGAGGACTTCTGCGAGCAGGTCGAGGACTACCAGCAGAAGTTCTGGAAGTACGGCCGCAAGGTGCAGGCGGATCCCGAGGACAAGGAATTCGTCACCAAGCTCCGCGAGATCCAGCAGCGCTGCTGGCACGAGATCGAGCAATTCGACGAGACCAACAAGCGCCTCCGCCACTGGCTGAAGGAAGCGCTCAAGGCGAAGACCGAGATGGTCGAGGCCAACCTGCGCCTCGTGATCTCCATCGCGAAGAAGTACACCAACCGCGGCCTCTCCTTCCTCGACCTCATCCAGGAAGGCAACATGGGCCTGATGAAGGCGGTCGAGAAATTCGAATACCGCCGCGGCTACAAGTTCTCCACCTACGCCACGTGGTGGATCCGCCAGGCCATCACCCGCTCGATCGCCGACCAGGCCCGCACCATCCGTATCCCGGTGCACATGATCGAGACGATCAACAAGCTGATGCGCGTGCAGAAGCAGCTCGTGCAGGAATACGGTCGCGAGCCCTCCCCGGAAGAAATCGCCGAGGAAATCCACCTGCCCGTCGAGCGTGTCCGCGCCGTGCTCAAGATGGCCCAGCAGCCGATCTCGCTGCAGGCACCTGTCGGCGACTCGGACGACACCTCCTTCGGTGACTTCATCGAGGACAAGACCGCCGACAACCCGATGGAGGAGGCCGGCTTCTCCATGCTGAAGGACAAGATCAAGGACGTGCTCGACACCCTCACCGAGCGCGAGCGCGAGGTGCTGGAGCAGCGCTTCGGCCTCAAGGACGGCTACAGCCGCACGCTTGAGGAAGTGGGCCGCCAGTTCCAGGTCACCCGCGAGCGTATCCGCCAGATCGAGGCCAAGGCCCTCCGCAAGATGCGCCACCCCACCCGTATCCGGAAGCTCGAGGGATTCATCGAGCTCCCGGGAGCGTAA
- a CDS encoding 8-oxo-dGTP diphosphatase, whose translation MSPSPIDWASWRAEIHATLMFIVRDGEILLIEKKRGIGAGKINGPGGKIDPGETPLECAIRETQEELGITALRPVKMGELHFAMGTIPDILCHVFLAYGFEGRPVETVEAKPLWCRLADIPYERMWKDDIHWLPQMLDGRKFHGRFIFDGEEDIVWQDIEWDVHWPA comes from the coding sequence ATGTCTCCATCCCCGATCGACTGGGCAAGCTGGCGCGCGGAAATCCACGCGACGCTGATGTTCATCGTGCGGGACGGGGAGATCCTGCTCATCGAAAAGAAGCGCGGCATCGGCGCGGGGAAGATCAATGGCCCCGGCGGCAAGATCGATCCCGGCGAGACCCCGCTGGAGTGCGCCATCCGCGAGACGCAGGAGGAGCTGGGCATCACCGCGCTGCGTCCGGTGAAAATGGGCGAGCTCCACTTCGCCATGGGCACCATCCCGGACATCCTGTGCCACGTCTTCCTCGCCTATGGTTTCGAGGGCCGGCCGGTGGAGACGGTGGAGGCAAAGCCGCTGTGGTGCCGGTTGGCTGACATCCCCTACGAGCGCATGTGGAAGGACGACATCCACTGGCTACCGCAGATGCTCGACGGGCGGAAATTCCACGGGCGCTTCATCTTCGATGGTGAGGAGGACATCGTGTGGCAGGACATCGAATGGGACGTCCACTGGCCTGCTTGA
- the trpB gene encoding tryptophan synthase subunit beta: MPVPTLPDATGHFGKFGGMFVPETLMAPLQELSVAYDAARQDPEFQRELDDLLTNYVGRPTPLYFAERWTEKLGGAKIYLKREDLLHTGAHKINNAIGQILLAKRLGKKRIIAETGAGQHGVATATVCARFGMECVVYMGAVDMERQALNVARMKLMGAEVRAVTAGQATLKEAVNEAMRDWVATVDHTHYILGSALGSHPFPMMVRDFHRVIGLEARQQILEKEGRLPDLLVACVGGGSNAIGLFHPFLQDDDVRMVGVEAGGLGILPEKHAARFQGGKLGVLQGTKTWLLANDDGQIELTHSVSAGLDYAAVGPEHAFLQDIGRVEYTYATDDEALAAFKELAHTEGILPALESSHAMAYVSKIAGSLPKTAILVANLSGRGDKDVEQAAKYLLGGV, encoded by the coding sequence ATGCCCGTTCCCACGCTTCCCGATGCCACCGGCCACTTTGGCAAATTTGGCGGCATGTTCGTGCCCGAGACCCTGATGGCTCCGCTCCAGGAGTTGTCCGTGGCCTACGACGCCGCCCGCCAGGACCCGGAATTCCAGCGCGAGCTCGATGACCTGCTGACGAACTACGTCGGCCGCCCGACGCCGCTATACTTTGCCGAGCGATGGACGGAGAAGCTGGGCGGCGCGAAGATCTACCTGAAGCGCGAGGACCTGCTGCACACCGGCGCGCACAAGATCAACAACGCCATCGGCCAGATCCTTCTCGCAAAGCGCCTCGGCAAGAAGCGCATCATCGCGGAGACCGGCGCCGGCCAGCACGGCGTGGCCACCGCCACGGTGTGCGCCCGCTTTGGCATGGAGTGCGTCGTTTACATGGGCGCCGTGGACATGGAGCGGCAGGCGCTGAATGTCGCCCGCATGAAGCTCATGGGTGCCGAGGTTCGTGCCGTCACGGCCGGTCAGGCCACGCTGAAGGAAGCGGTGAATGAAGCGATGCGCGACTGGGTCGCCACCGTGGATCACACCCACTACATCCTCGGCTCCGCTCTCGGCTCGCATCCCTTCCCCATGATGGTCCGCGATTTCCACCGCGTCATCGGCCTGGAGGCCCGCCAACAGATCTTGGAGAAGGAAGGTCGCCTGCCGGACCTGCTCGTCGCCTGCGTCGGCGGCGGGTCAAATGCCATCGGCCTCTTCCATCCCTTCCTGCAGGACGATGATGTCCGCATGGTTGGCGTGGAAGCCGGTGGCCTGGGCATCCTCCCAGAGAAGCACGCGGCCCGCTTCCAAGGTGGAAAGCTCGGTGTTTTGCAGGGCACGAAGACTTGGCTGCTCGCGAATGACGACGGCCAGATCGAGCTCACGCATTCCGTCTCTGCCGGTCTCGACTACGCGGCCGTGGGGCCGGAGCACGCCTTCCTGCAGGATATCGGTCGGGTGGAGTACACCTACGCCACGGACGACGAAGCGCTCGCCGCCTTCAAGGAACTGGCCCACACCGAGGGTATCCTGCCCGCGCTGGAGAGTTCCCACGCCATGGCCTACGTCTCGAAGATCGCAGGCAGCCTGCCGAAGACCGCCATCCTCGTCGCGAACCTCTCGGGCCGCGGCGACAAGGACGTGGAGCAAGCCGCGAAGTATCTGCTAGGCGGCGTTTGA
- a CDS encoding tetratricopeptide repeat protein — protein sequence MRSALGWLELGLPEEALSELASLSARDRMRRHALELRLIAEMEAHRWNAAADTGRLLCLKEPKEARFFIHAAYCLHETGDTLAARDWLLRGPATLIEDPLFHYNIACYLAVLGDCKQAESHLERAFAMDESLRQTAQEDTDLAALHKK from the coding sequence ATGAGGTCCGCACTGGGCTGGCTGGAACTGGGTCTACCCGAGGAAGCCTTGTCGGAACTCGCCTCGCTCTCCGCGAGGGACCGGATGCGTCGGCACGCGCTGGAACTGCGCCTCATCGCCGAAATGGAAGCGCACCGCTGGAATGCTGCGGCGGATACCGGCCGGTTGCTATGCCTGAAGGAGCCGAAGGAAGCGCGCTTCTTCATCCATGCCGCGTATTGCCTGCACGAGACCGGCGACACGCTCGCCGCGCGAGACTGGCTCCTGCGCGGGCCAGCGACGCTGATCGAGGACCCGCTCTTCCACTACAATATCGCCTGCTACCTCGCCGTGCTTGGCGATTGCAAGCAGGCGGAGTCGCACCTTGAGCGCGCCTTCGCCATGGACGAGTCACTCCGCCAGACGGCGCAGGAAGACACGGATCTAGCGGCGCTGCACAAGAAATGA